From the Labrus mixtus chromosome 17, fLabMix1.1, whole genome shotgun sequence genome, one window contains:
- the pgam2 gene encoding phosphoglycerate mutase 2: MAAAHRLVIVRHGESAWNQENRFCGWFDADLSEKGMEEAKRGALAIKEAGLKFDVCYTSVLKRAVKTLWTIMEGTDQMWLPVIRTWRLNERHYGGLTGLNKAETAEKHGEEQVKIWRRSFDTPPPPMDKDHAYNKIISESRRYKNLKPGELPTCESLKDTIARALPFWNDVIAPEIKAGKNVIIAAHGNSLRGIVKHLEGMSDAAIMELNLPTGIPIVYELDADLKPIKPMSFLGDEETVKKAMEAVAAQGKAKK; encoded by the exons ATGGCTGCTGCACATCGTTTGGTTATTGTCCGCCATGGTGAGAGCGCCTGGAACCAGGAGAACCGTTTCTGCGGCTGGTTTGATGCTGACCTCAGTGAGAAGGGTATGGAGGAGGCCAAGCGCGGGGCCCTGGCTATCAAGGAGGCCGGCCTCAAGTTTGATGTGTGCTACACCTCGGTACTGAAACGTGCTGTCAAGACCCTGTGGACCATAATGGAAGGCACGGACCAGATGTGGCTGCCTGTGATTCGTACCTGGCGTCTGAATGAGCGTCACTATGGAGGCCTCACTGGTCTTAACAAAGCCGAGACGGCTGAAAAGCACGGAGAGGAGCAGGTGAAGATCTGGCGCCGTTCCTTTGACACCCCACCTCCACCCATGGACAAGGACCACGCTTACAACAAAATCATCAGTGAG TCCCGTCGCTACAAGAATCTGAAGCCTGGTGAGCTCCCAACATGTGAATCATTAAAGGACACCATCGCCCGTGCCTTGCCTTTCTGGAACGATGTCATTGCCCCTGAAATCAAGGCGGGAAAGAATGTCATCATCGCTGCCCATGGCAACAGTCTCCGTGGCATTGTCAAGCACTTAGAAG GTATGTCTGATGCAGCCATCATGGAGCTGAACCTGCCAACAGGAATCCCAATTGTGTACGAGCTGGATGCAGACCTGAAGCCCATTAAGCCAATGTCCTTCCTCGGTGATGAGGAAACAGTAAAGAAGGCCATGGAGGCTGTGGCGGCCCAGGGAAAAGCCAAGAAGTAA
- the nefla gene encoding neurofilament light polypeptide — protein MSSIGYDPYYSPSSYRRWYVEAPQRVMMTRGRTHSVYSSHASPLSSSRLQYSSPGRVQLSSSSRAASLELELSQAAQISSEFRAVRTQERGQLQDLNDRFAGFIERVRDLEQQNRALEAELMLLRQRHAEPSRLRALYEQEARALRAAVDEARAEQQAALGQRERLEQTLTALQGRYEEEVLAREAAEGRLMDVRGQADQASLAKAELEKSIETLLEELAFLKRIHESEVAELQAQVQLGVQVAVESEAATPDLSGALRDIRSQYERLASRNMQAAEEWFRGKVGSMTETVAQHSDAVRSSKDEAGEYRRQLQTRLLEIDACRGLNESLEKQLNEMEEKHSAEIAAMQDTIGELESELGGTKQEMAHYLKEYQDLLNVKMALDIEIAAYRKLLEGEESRFNVGGVSSLYSHSFSAPSFTRPVLSSLSSGTSYLMTSRLFSSSVSTTEGTISASHAQQAEASPPAEEEEEKEKEEEEEEEIKEEEVEEEKEEKEEEGGEETEEAKEEEEKEEEEGGEEEGDKGEEEEGETKEEEEAKEGEEGGDEEEQKEEVTEAAEDEGEKDDKGGDKGESEEQDEAQEEVKTEEAEDKDEEAKVEEKQEKEEAKKSDAKEEKADAKKDSKDDAKSDKAKATPKAEDKADTKKEKEEEKAAEPKAAEEKSTKAKK, from the exons ATGAGTAGCATTGGATATGACCCCTACTACTCCCCCTCGTCATACCGACGTTGGTATGTCGAGGCTCCCCAACGTGTTATGATGACAAGAGGGAGGACTCACTCTGTCTACTCTTCCCATGCCTCGCCGCTATCCTCCTCCCGTCTGCAGTACTCCTCTCCTGGCCGGGTGCAGCTCTCGTCCTCCTCCCGGGCCGCTTCCCTGGAGCTGGAGCTCAGCCAGGCGGCACAGATCAGCTCAGAATTCCGTGCTGTTCGCACCCAGGAGCGTGGCCAGCTTCAGGATCTCAATGACCGCTTTGCTGGCTTCATCGAAAGGGTGCGTGACCTGGAGCAGCAAAACCGGGCTCTGGAAGCAGAGCTGATGCTGCTCAGGCAGAGGCACGCTGAGCCATCCCGTCTGAGAGCTCTGTACGAGCAGGAGGCCCGGGCCCTGAGGGCAGCTGTCGATGAGGCCAGGGCGGAACAACAGGCTGCCCTTGGGCAGAGAGAGCGGTTGGAGCAAACCCTGACTGCCCTGCAGGGTCGATatgaggaggaggtgctggCTCGTGAGGCTGCTGAGGGCAGGCTGATGGACGTGCGCGGTCAGGCTGATCAAGCTTCTTTGGCcaaggcagagctggagaagaGCATCGAAActctgctggaggagctggcCTTCCTCAAGAGGATCCATGAGAGTGAGGTGGCTGAGCTTCAGGCCCAGGTCCAGCTGGGTGTCCAGGTGGCGGTGGAATCTGAGGCCGCGACCCCTGACCTCTCCGGAGCTCTAAGGGACATCAGGTCCCAGTACGAAAGGCTGGCATCCAGGAACATGCAGGCAGCAGAAGAGTGGTTCAGAGGGAAAGTGGGATCCATGACTGAGACGGTGGCCCAGCACAGTGACGCAGTGAGAAGCTCCAAGGACGAAGCAGGAGAGTACCGACGCCAGCTCCAGACCCGCCTGCTGGAGATCGATGCCTGTAGAGGCCTCAATGAATCCCTGGAGAAGCAGCTAAATgagatggaggagaaacatAGTGCAGAGATCGCTGCTATGCAG gACACCATTGGAGAGTTGGAGTCAGAGCTGGGGGGCACCAAACAGGAGATGGCTCACTACCTGAAAGAGTACCAGGACCTCCTGAATGTCAAGATGGCTCTGGATATTGAGATTGCTGCATACAG GAAGCTGCTCGAGGGGGAGGAGTCCCGCTTCAATGTTGGGGGCGTGTCCTCTCTATACAGCCACAGTTTCTCAGCACCCTCCTTCACCCGACCTGTCCTCTCCAGCCTGAGCTCTGGCACCTCCTACCTGATGACATCACGCCTGTTCAGCTCCAGCGTCAGCACCACCGAGGGCACCATTTCTGCCAGCCACGCCCAGCAGGCGGAAGCCAGCCCAccggcagaggaagaggaggagaaggagaaggaggaagaggaggaggaagaaataaaggaagaagaggtagaggaggaaaaggaggaaaaggaagaggagggaggagaggagacagaggaggcaaaggaggaagaagaaaaggaggaggaagagggaggagaggaggagggtgacaAGGgcgaagaagaagagggggagactaaagaagaggaggaggcaaaagagggagaagagg GTGGCGATGAGGAGGAGCAAAAAGAGGAAGTGACCGAGGCAGCTGAAGACGAGGGCGAGAAAGACGACAAAGGAGGAGATAAAGGCGAGTCTGAAGAACAAGACGAAGCACAAGAAGAGGTGAAAACTGAAGAGGCAGAGGACAAAGACGAAGAAGCaaaagtagaagaaaaacaggagaaggAAGAAGCGAAAAAGAGCGACGcgaaagaagaaaaagctgaTGCCAAGAAAGACAGCAAAGATGACGCCAAATCTGACAAAGCCAAAGCTACTCCGAAAGCAGAAGACAAAGCTGACaccaaaaaggagaaagaggaggagaaggctgCTGAACCTAAAGCTGCTGAAGAAAAGAGCACAAAGGCTAAAAAGTAA
- the nefma gene encoding neurofilament, medium polypeptide a, with the protein MSYPADTIGSPFRRTMDTRTSYGYSRSGSTPSSGFRSQSWSRASPGSTMTTSYKRSVNMPVSRAYSSTVLSSADSVDYNQTSILNGDYKRSNEKEQLQGLNDRFVVYIDKVHFLEQQNKQIEAEIQALRQKQVSRSQLGDLYDQELQELRSMLEQIHHDKAQVQLDTDHIEEDIQRLRDRFEEEARIREETEAIIRVLKKDTSDSELMKSELEKKVQSLQDEIAFIRNNHEEEVSELIAQIQASQVTVERKDLQKADITEALREIRCELEGHSNQNLQQVEGWFMCRYAKLTEAAEQNKDAIKSARDEINDYRRQLQSKTVELESVRGTRESLERQLNDIEDRHNSDLASLQETIHQLDNELKSTKWEMARHLREYQDLLNVKMALDIEIAAYRKLLEGEETHFSTFPYRQATKISKSKSDAPKLKVQHKFVEEIIEETRVEDDKTDIDEALAEIAQELSAKLGDGGDEAEEEEGDEEGEGEEAEGEAGEGEGEGEVEEEEVVAATEAKVSSSAPAKDEEEDDEDGKGDEEDEEEGEGEEEGEKEEEGEGDDEGEKGGDAEGGDEGEEGGEEEEEVEETVLCSKTPESKASPDKEKAEDKEASGGEEDAGAEAEGGDQDEDAGSDKASKSDDEKEDKEDADKGKKEEKDEKKVKEEKSDEVIAKAEAPKTESAKSEAQKEEPAKKEEPAKKEVSKPTSLKPESPKPASPKSESPKPESPKSESPKPSSPKPDSPKEDSPKTGSPKPSSPKSESPKSESPKPGSPKAESPKPGSPKAESPKKETANPEAPKAAEEKSEKTSDSAEDKKVEKKDVAMNGDVDKSSPEEKGKKDEDKESDVIANGVDESPVKDDGSQKVVITKTVETITTGEDGSKHVTKSITVTETMKEVEEVEEVVQEKLVTSKKTEKHSTQSVKQVTEAD; encoded by the exons ATGAGTTACCCGGCGGACACGATAGGGAGCCCCTTCAGGAGAACTATGGATACTAGGACCAGCTACGGCTACAGCCGCTCCGGCAGCACCCCTTCCAGCGGATTCCGCTCCCAGTCCTGGTCCCGGGCAAGCCCTGGATCTACCATGACCACCTCCTACAAGAGGAGCGTGAACATGCCGGTGTCCCGAGCCTACAGCTCCACGGTGCTCAGCTCCGCCGACAGCGTTGATTATAATCAAACCTCCATCCTGAACGGAGACTACAAGCGATCTAATGAGAAAGAGCAACTTCAAGGGCTCAATGACCGCTTCGTTGTTTACATCGACAAGGTGCACTTCCTGGAGCAGCAGAACAAGCAGATCGAGGCGGAGATCCAGGCTCTGCGTCAGAAGCAGGTGTCCCGCTCCCAGCTGGGAGACCTCTACGaccaggagctgcaggagctgcgcTCCATGCTGGAGCAGATCCACCATGATAAGGCGCAAGTCCAACTTGACACCGACCACATTGAGGAGGACATCCAGCGGCTCAGGGACCGCTTTGAGGAGGAGGCTCGCATCCGGGAGGAGACAGAGGCGATAATCCGCGTCCTGAAGAAGGACACGAGCGACTCGGAGTTGATGAAGTCCGAGTTGGAGAAAAAAGTTCAGTCGCTGCAGGATGAGATCGCCTTCATTCGCAACAACCACGAGGAGGAGGTGAGCGAACTCATCGCCCAGATCCAGGCGTCTCAGGTGACCGTGGAGAGGAAAGACCTCCAGAAGGCGGACATCACCGAGGCTCTGCGGGAGATCCGCTGCGAGCTGGAGGGCCACTCCAACCAGAACCTGCAGCAGGTGGAAGGCTGGTTCATGTGCCGTTACGCCAAGCTCACCGAGGCTGCAGAGCAGAACAAGGACGCCATAAAGTCCGCTCGGGATGAGATAAACGACTACCGCCGCCAGCTGCAATCCAAGACGGTGGAGCTGGAGTCTGTCCGCGGGACGAGAGAGTCTCTTGAGAGGCAGCTGAATGACATCGAGGACCGCCACAACAGCGACCTGGCCAGCCTGCAG GAGACAATTCACCAGCTGGATAATGAGCTCAAGAGCACCAAATGGGAGATGGCTCGTCATCTGCGTGAGTACCAGGACCTGCTCAATGTCAAGATGGCCTTGGACATTGAGATTGCTGCATACAG GAAACTCCTTGAAGGTGAAGAGACCCACTTCAGCACTTTCCCCTATCGCCAGGCCACCAAAATCTCAAAGTCTAAATCAGACGCTCCCAAGCTGAAGGTGCAGCACAAGTTTGTGGAGGAGATCATTGAAGAGACAAGGGTGGAGGATGACAAAACCGACATCGACGAGGCCCTGGCGGAGATAGCGCAAGAGCTGTCTGCCAAACTCGGAGATGGAGGAGATGAggcggaggaagaggaaggggatgAGGAAGGcgagggagaggaggcagagggcgAGGCAggtgagggagagggggagggggaggttgaggaggaggaagttgtAGCCGCCACCGAAGCCAAAGTTAGCTCAAGCGCACCCGCaaaggacgaagaggaggatgaCGAGGACGGAAAAGGtgatgaggaagatgaggaggagggtgaaggtgaagaggagggagaaaaggaagaagaaggcGAGGGGGATgatgagggagaaaagggaggtgatgctgagggaggcgatgaaggagaagagggaggagaggaggaggaggaagttgaGGAGACAGTGCTGTGCTCCAAAACTCCAGAGTCTAAAGCCTCTCCTGACAAAGAGAAGGCCGAAGACAAGGAGGCCAGCGGCGGAGAGGAAGACGCTGGTGCTGAGGCAGAGGGTGGAGATCAGGATGAAGATGCAGGAAGTGATAAAGCATCCAAAAGTGACGATGAGAAAGAGGACAAAGAGGATGCagacaaaggaaagaaagaggaaaaagatgagaagaaagtaaaagaagagaaatctgATGAAGTCATAGCTAAGGCAGAAGCTCCGAAAACAGAATCTGCTAAATCTGAGGCCCAGAAGGAAGAGCCTGCCAAGAAGGAAGAGCCTGCCAAGAAGGAAGTTTCAAAACCCACATCTCTAAAGCCTGAATCTCCTAAGCCTGCATCCCCCAAGTCTGAATCACCTAAACCTGAGTCTCCTAAATCAGAATCCCCGAAACCTTCATCTCCAAAGCCTGATTCCCCCAAAGAAGACTCCCCCAAAACTGGATCCCCAAAACCAAGCTCTCCGAAATCTGAGTCGCCTAAATCCGAATCCCCAAAACCTGGATCTCCAAAAGCTGAATCCCCAAAACCTGGATCTCCAAAAGCTGAATCCCCAAAGAAAGAGACTGCCAATCCTGAGGCTCCGAAGGCTGCTGAAGAGAAATCAGAGAAAACGAGCGACTCCGCAGAAGACAAGAAGGTAGAAAAGAAGGATGTTGCTATGAATGGCGATGTCGACAAGAGCAGCCCAGAGGAGAAGGGGAAGAAAGATGAGGATAAAGAATCAGACGTAATCGCTAATGGTGTGGACGAGAGCCCAGTCAAGGATGACGGCAGCCAGAAGGTGGTGATCACCAAAACTGTGGAGACCATCACCACAGGAGAGGACGGATCCAAGCACGTCACCAAATCCATCACTGTGACCGAGACAATGAAGGAGGTGGAAGAAGTTGAGGAGGTGGTGCAGGAGAAGCTTGTCACCAGCAAGAAGACGGAGAAGCACTCCACCCAGTCTGTCAAGCAGGTGACCGAGGCTGACTGA